One Mobula birostris isolate sMobBir1 chromosome 4, sMobBir1.hap1, whole genome shotgun sequence DNA window includes the following coding sequences:
- the LOC140196474 gene encoding claudin-18-like: MATTMCQCLGFTVASLGFTGTIIATALNMWSTEDLGQDLVTSVYNYMGLWKTCVQQSSGFTECRPFFTVLGLPATFQAVRALMIVSIVLALIASLVSILALKCIRLGTMDDAAKANLTLTSGILFIIAGVCCIAGVSIYANMLVTNFWAMNTSMLGAQGPALQRYTFGSALFVGWVSGGLLLIGGIVMCIACKGMVPEETRYNSTIYKAPSRGHPYKPGYKTSTHYEAEMTPVKRTYTDDRSTYNRNTNEETKQGKYDYV, translated from the exons ATGGCTACCACAATGTGCCAGTGCCTGGGCTTCACCGTTGCTTCTCTGGGCTTTACTGGGACAATTATAGCCACTGCCTTGAACATGTGGAGCACTGAGGATCTGGGTCAGGACCTAGTGACTAGTGTGTACAACTACATGGGGCTGTGGAAAACCTGCGTGCAACAGTCATCGGGCTTCACAGAATGTCGCCCCTTCTTTACCGTCTTAGGGCTTCCAG CTACATTCCAAGCCGTCCGAGCTCTGATGATCGTCTCCATCGTTCTCGCATTGATCGCTTCTCTGGTCTCCATCTTGGCCCTCAAGTGCATTCGACTGGGAACCATGGACGACGCTGCAAAGGCCAACCTCACACTCACTTCTGGAATCCTGTTCATCATCGCAG GGGTTTGCTGTATAGCCGGAGTATCAATCTACGCAAATATGTTGGTGACAAACTTCTGGGCAATGAACACATCGATGCTTGGAGCTCAGGGACCAGCTCTACAGAG ATACACGTTTGGTTCTGCCTTGTTTGTGGGATGGGTCTCAGGAGGCCTGCTCCTTATTGGTGGAATCGTGATGTGCATTGCCTGTAAAGGGATGGTACCTGAAGAGACTCG GTACAATTCCACCATTTACAAGGCACCAAGTCGAGGACATCCCTACAAACCCGGCTACAAAACCAGCACCCACTATGAAGCAGAAATGACTCCAGTAAAGAGGACCTACACTGACGACAGATCCACCTACAATCGCAACACCAATGAGGAAACGAAACAAGGGAAATACGATTATGTATAA